The following nucleotide sequence is from Aquarana catesbeiana isolate 2022-GZ linkage group LG08, ASM4218655v1, whole genome shotgun sequence.
GGTCATAGGTCCTCTACTGTCATCAAGACCTAGACATAAGCAGGCATTTAACCCTTACATTGGGGGAGCAGCCCTACTGTAAAGgaggatttacaaaaaaaaattgcacagagcaggtaaatctAACATGTAAGCTATCAGTGCCGGAAGGGCAGGATTGGGTGGGTGCAAAGCTGCCAGTCTTAGTGACCACCTCTGTGCCCCTAGGAATAGATGTATCTGGGAAACAGGGTGTGCCCTTCTTACTTTATATTGTGATGGATGAAGGTGGATCTATATTCAATAAATGTTGTGGATAACACTGATTTATTGTGAGCTTTACAATCCAACTTTTATTTTAACTACAGACTCAGTCATTTAGAAtagtgggagtatatagaaggacacaaggatctgtagcaggacatcatgatggagaacCGAACGCcactcacatcaccgggtaagaggagactttaatttcttgtaaaggagagaagattattgaggatccacctagatacacaTATCCTgtgatataaagacatagaaacaatcagtcagtgtgtgtgtttcctacagatggattcagtaacagaaatcccccagagagatgtccccgtcctctgtattcccgggactccacacaggaacatcaggagatcctTCAGAAGGATCAGGTAGATTGGACTAAGTGTCTTATTGTTGTTGTTCAGTTTTTTATTTAATACAATGCTCTAGGTTTATGTTTGTCTTATTCAGGGTGAAGATTTTATTGGTGTTAAAGTGAAAGAGGAAGCAGAAAAGGGGAACATGGGAAGTGATGAGCCGTGTAAAGTGGAGGAGATCCCTCCACAGTTCAacacaggtgagtaataaacacactaaatccagagaagagtcccagattctccttgttcagtcactacaacaatctcttcttctcccccctcctctgtcagtagacagtaatggggagacagtatgtgcccagtgggggagtcaggagcctctattagactccggctctcctcctcacatcatgtcattgtgtgttgCCAGCCAAGAGATGTGAccagtctccccccacacacactctctggggtctctcatacagctcagtaTAGGGGGCTTGTGATGGTACCGTCCAGTACCCGGCTTGGGTTCCTCCTTTTAacatatagcttcctccagtctggaaccaggaattATTGCACGGCAAGATACTGGACGACATTAGCTTAGATGAAAACTGGAACTGGAgatctttattgtaaattcacacagaatatatagcacACCAGATCAGGTAGGGCCTGGTCACATtatcctaacaatacaaactgtaaacaggaatataattaacatagctaaggaacagtcAACATAAACATTAtgctaatagctgacagtgatctaattaacataAACTAATTAGCAACTAGTCACTAGTTAAACAAACCTAGGTGCCCAGACCGTTCGGCACCCAGCCCACAACCCTGGATATGCAAAGCATAAACacataacatcccacaatggttcgataAGAAAGAGTGGTCacaatattaattattattattaacaatgggaattcacacctaggagggtCACAATGGAAGAGACATACTTAATAATAAACACATAACAAGCAGTGATCCTCCCCTCATTTCAGACTGTCCAGCAGcagtctacaacagtctatgagacaaactcataaaatgttccagcagtctgaaaaggtggaattaatttatcttcatagatgtcttgagggatattgttgaaaAATATTTCTGtaccaagtgaaggagcctctccaatccagtctgcaggagggccaccatatttcctctgaccatgaacctgtacaagattaatattacactttTCCATCCACTAcggaagggaagctttattgtccttagtcagagaattaatccaagccttgctTTCTGCGTTTATCACatggttgtccatcattagagaatgatctgctctctccatgggccataatcagtgggtaggaggcaggAGCAGACGGTCCATTAGGGGTACTGCCCCCCTAGTTGGCATGCGGGGATGCATGCAGCGTGCCAGACTTATACgtttgtatttgtttttgtttttttcaagcacatgatgaggctctaattggcttgaaaaaactTGGGCTTTTTCAAGCAGAGCACTACGCCTCGAACCCACCCACTGGTGACAATAGCGcattaatattcgctattttcttctggcttctcctcccagccaatcagtacAGGAGGCAtatcgggttggccgggaggagaagccgaggaagccatGGGGGTAATGTGCTGCggaaaagtttagcaccagctgccattggtaggaggcttgcccctagtcccctccaaaagcctctgtcacagtgcttcgctctttttttttttattcacagacCTCGGAGACACCAGAGCCAGTCAGAGAGACTTcaaaatggaggaggaggaggaggaagtaatAAGAGTTAAAATTGAAGATGAGGAAATCCCTATAGAGATAAGCACGGGTGAGTAATAGACACTGAACAAAACATAAGACGTTTATCCCGTCCAGCATCTACTAATATGTACATCAGCCCCCAAAAGATTTCAGACACTAATAGTCTGCTACCCGGGTCCCCGCCCATGAGGATCGTCAGTTGACTGTAGCTGGAAGGCTTCTGTTTGTCTTATTAAATCTCTGACTGTCAATGTATTTATGCATCTCCTAGGTAGTCAGTGATGTATAGTACACCTCACAGTAATCTAAGGGTTTAACCAACCCATGCTTGCTAACTTCTTCATGCACTAAAGTAAGTGCACACCTGTCTAGGACTTGTCCCACTATGCGTTTAACaactctctggggtctctcatacatctcagtacagggggcttcTCATCTTTATTCACAGACCCTGGAGATACCAGAGCCACTCAGACAATCGTCAAAGTTGAAGTTAAGGAAGAAATACACTTGAAGATTAAAGAGGAGGAAATACCTATAGGTGAGTTCTGTTACAGGCACAAGTCAAGTATTTTGCTTTATGAGCCTTGTGTTCTCTATGGAGGCACCGATTAAAGGTCATATATTGATTTCCATAGACATTGAACATCCTAGGTGCATTAATCGCAGATCTAcagtccttaaagtgtaagttcacctttacagaaaattggtaaggtgaccttacactggacccaCTCCCCATCCCTCTGGTCCCCCTGCACCAGATTGCCACGATACCCCTGCTGTCAGACACTGAAAAGCCACTTCACTGGTCCATGGATTTCAAATCCTgctggctttctctcctctcctaGCAGCACTGACAGTACGAGCTAGAtggcttctgattggtcagtgACATCCATGTGACAGTGTtggaagaaaagaaagactgcacaccacaggaacgttccaacgattttattccaaaaatagcaaatgacagccaacaaagacagagtgtccgaaccTCCTGGGTTTATCGGTGGCgagccgtggcttgcacccagcgcATCCAGACTTTAGTGACTGCTCACCTGGAGCAGTGTCTTCCTTGTTTGAATCGTGTGACAGTGTTGACCAGTTAGAATCCCTGTAATCCGTGCTGGCTAAGCAATATGGACGCAAGATTAAACCGTGGGGGTTTCAAGTCCCCAGGCCAGTGAATCAGCTTTTCGTGCAATCTGGTACAGCTGAACTGGGTGGGatggggtccagtgtaaggtcacattacagattttctataaaggtgaacttacactttaaagatttCTTGGTGGTTTACTTAGTGGGCTGTTTAAGATAGCAGGGTCCACCCTGAAGAGGAGTACTTGTATGGATGAACTGCAAAGTGCAGAAAGGGGCAGGAGGATGTACAGGTGCACAAGACTGGGAAGGGTAGCACTGTAATCCActcatgttttactgcattgcCTACTGCGGTCCATCAAAATCACTAGGAGACAGCTGACAGGAGTGATGACCTCATTGCCCCATTGTTGTTATTTCCTAGTCCAATCACAAGCTGGGACAGGTCTTCCACCAGGCTGGTTTGTCTTCCTTGAGTGTAGCCTACAGGAATGTTGCATATCTAAATGTTTTGTCTGGCAGGTGTGCCTTGAACCCGAGACTGTTTGACAGGCAGTCCGCTTTTGTTGGGGCAAATCCAGTTAAGTTATTCAAACACATCTGAACTTAAGATTAGAGACTCCCCACTGATCCCACTCAGAGGACAGTTTAAATATTTTATAGCATGCTTGGCTCTTTCAGCATTATAGAAATATGATCCTTGTTATGATTTGTAGATTATTTCTGGTTTAGAGCATTTGTAAGTATGTCTTTCAGGGAATGTTTCTAAAAATGGTGACTTTGGTACTGTGAGGTTGGTGGTTGGAgggcaaattttaaaaaattggttaCATTTAGGGATTTCTTGTGCTCCTTGCCTAGATTCTTATTCTCCTCCATTTCTTTTTCCTGCTAGATAGACCACTCGACTTGAATAACCTAGACAAATGTCCAGTTTTCTGTCCAAATGGCGAATCATCTAATCCCTCTACACATGGGGGGACATTTGCACATAATTCCACCATCAACACCGATCAAATATCTCAGCGAATGGATGAATTGTTCCCATGTTCTGAGTCTGGAGAATTTTTGGCCCACAGAGGAGAATCTTCCTCCCATCAGCAAGCTCAGGGATTGGAAAAACCCTATTCATGTTCCAAATGTGGGAAATGCTTTTCTCAAAAACAACAATTCATTAGACACTACAGGACTCATCTCCTGGAGAAGTCATTTTCTTGTTCAGAATGTGGCAAATGTTTCAAATGGAGGGCCCAACTGACCGTACATCAGCggactcacacaggggaaaagccttTTCCTTGTTCTGAATGTGCGAGATGTTTTGCTGATAGGGCAACTCTGGCCAACCACCAGAGGATACACTCAggagagaagccgttttcctgttcagaatgtggaaaatgtttttcgcAGAGGTCTAATCTCATTACGCATGAAAAAGTTCACACCGGAGAAAGACCATTCTTGTGCTTGGAATGCGGCAGAGGTTTTACATCTCGAATTAAACTCACTAAGCATCAGGGAACCCACACAAAGGAGAAGCCTTTTTCCTGTACGGACTGTGGAAAGTGTTTTCCCTCGAGAGCTAATCTCATCTTCCATCAAAAGACTCATAAAGTGGAGAGGGCTTTTTCTTGTTCAGAATGTGGAAAGTGTTTTGGGGAAGCCACAACTCTCGCTAAACATCAGAAAAGTCACTCGGGGGAGAAGCCTTGTTCATGTCCTGATTGTGGTAGGCACTTTAAGCGAAGAGCACACCTTATCTCACATCAGAGGACTCATGCTGGcgagaagccatattcttgtctCCAGTGTGGCAAATGTTTTTCGGGAAGGGCCACCCTGGCCAACCATCAGAGAATTCACTTAGAAGAGAAGTCGTTTTCCTGCTCTGACTGTGGGAAGGAGTTTAGCCGGAGAGGCCATCTTCTTTCACACACGAGAACTCACTCAGGGGAGAAACCTTATTCGTGCTCaaaatgcgggaaatgttttgcagcAAGATCCACTTTG
It contains:
- the LOC141104505 gene encoding uncharacterized protein isoform X1, yielding MMENRTPLTSPDGFSNRNPPERCPRPLYSRDSTQEHQEILQKDQVYVCLIQGEDFIGVKVKEEAEKGNMGSDEPCKVEEIPPQFNTDLGDTRASQRDFKMEEEEEEVIRVKIEDEEIPIEISTDPGDTRATQTIVKVEVKEEIHLKIKEEEIPIDRPLDLNNLDKCPVFCPNGESSNPSTHGGTFAHNSTINTDQISQRMDELFPCSESGEFLAHRGESSSHQQAQGLEKPYSCSKCGKCFSQKQQFIRHYRTHLLEKSFSCSECGKCFKWRAQLTVHQRTHTGEKPFPCSECARCFADRATLANHQRIHSGEKPFSCSECGKCFSQRSNLITHEKVHTGERPFLCLECGRGFTSRIKLTKHQGTHTKEKPFSCTDCGKCFPSRANLIFHQKTHKVERAFSCSECGKCFGEATTLAKHQKSHSGEKPCSCPDCGRHFKRRAHLISHQRTHAGEKPYSCLQCGKCFSGRATLANHQRIHLEEKSFSCSDCGKEFSRRGHLLSHTRTHSGEKPYSCSKCGKCFAARSTLANHQRTHLEEKPFSCSVCRKGFIRRGQLISHMRTHTGEKPYSCSKCGKCFAERSAYAHHQRTHSGEKPYSCSECGRCFAKKSNLIAHQRTHTGVKPYSCSECGKCFCQKGSLLYHQKTHSKTFSCSECGKCFSERSSLKDHLLSHQRTHPGEKP
- the LOC141104505 gene encoding uncharacterized protein isoform X2 codes for the protein MMENRTPLTSPDGFSNRNPPERCPRPLYSRDSTQEHQEILQKDQGEDFIGVKVKEEAEKGNMGSDEPCKVEEIPPQFNTDLGDTRASQRDFKMEEEEEEVIRVKIEDEEIPIEISTDPGDTRATQTIVKVEVKEEIHLKIKEEEIPIDRPLDLNNLDKCPVFCPNGESSNPSTHGGTFAHNSTINTDQISQRMDELFPCSESGEFLAHRGESSSHQQAQGLEKPYSCSKCGKCFSQKQQFIRHYRTHLLEKSFSCSECGKCFKWRAQLTVHQRTHTGEKPFPCSECARCFADRATLANHQRIHSGEKPFSCSECGKCFSQRSNLITHEKVHTGERPFLCLECGRGFTSRIKLTKHQGTHTKEKPFSCTDCGKCFPSRANLIFHQKTHKVERAFSCSECGKCFGEATTLAKHQKSHSGEKPCSCPDCGRHFKRRAHLISHQRTHAGEKPYSCLQCGKCFSGRATLANHQRIHLEEKSFSCSDCGKEFSRRGHLLSHTRTHSGEKPYSCSKCGKCFAARSTLANHQRTHLEEKPFSCSVCRKGFIRRGQLISHMRTHTGEKPYSCSKCGKCFAERSAYAHHQRTHSGEKPYSCSECGRCFAKKSNLIAHQRTHTGVKPYSCSECGKCFCQKGSLLYHQKTHSKTFSCSECGKCFSERSSLKDHLLSHQRTHPGEKP